In Candidatus Epulonipiscium viviparus, one DNA window encodes the following:
- the dnaA gene encoding chromosomal replication initiator protein DnaA: MSFNEKWNSILKLVEIETSSVSFNTWFKQTKLSNISDDTLTITVKDDLSKSILSTRYFDLIRTSAVTVLDKKYNLEFIIKESNPLSITKIATNRIAIQDPLNAPSNLNPKYTFNSFVVGNSNRMAHAATMAVAKMPAKSYNPLFLYGGVGLGKTHLMQSIAHFTLKHHPNLKVLYTSTEKFTNELINSIRDDQNNAFRNKYRNIDILLIDDIQFIAGKERTQEEFFHTFNTLYEANKQIIISSDRTPKEIEFLESRLRSRFEWGLIADLQPPDLETRIAILKKKAEMENITIDSNVLQFIAETIISNIRELEGALNRIIAFSSLSNETINLELTEEALKDTILSKESISIITPSYIQSIVAMTYNITISELLSSKRVRTISRPRQIAMYLCRKLTNLSLTKIAEQFGGRDHTTILHGYDKIAKELVEDEQLAYSITQLELKILHS; encoded by the coding sequence TTGAGTTTTAATGAAAAATGGAACTCGATACTTAAATTAGTAGAAATAGAAACATCATCTGTAAGCTTTAATACCTGGTTTAAACAAACAAAGTTATCTAATATTTCTGACGATACATTAACAATAACCGTAAAAGATGATTTATCCAAAAGTATACTAAGCACCAGATATTTTGATCTTATTCGAACAAGTGCTGTAACTGTTTTAGATAAAAAATATAATCTTGAATTTATTATAAAAGAATCCAATCCACTATCAATAACTAAAATTGCCACCAATCGCATCGCTATCCAAGATCCACTTAATGCACCCTCTAATTTAAATCCAAAATATACCTTTAACTCATTTGTAGTTGGAAATAGTAATAGAATGGCTCATGCAGCAACAATGGCTGTTGCAAAAATGCCTGCTAAATCTTATAATCCATTATTTCTCTATGGAGGGGTTGGACTGGGTAAAACACATCTTATGCAATCAATAGCACACTTTACACTTAAGCATCATCCAAACTTAAAAGTACTATATACTTCTACAGAAAAATTTACTAATGAATTAATAAATTCAATTCGCGATGACCAAAATAATGCCTTCAGAAATAAATATAGAAATATAGATATATTACTAATAGATGATATTCAATTTATCGCCGGAAAAGAAAGAACACAAGAAGAATTTTTCCATACATTTAACACTCTTTATGAAGCCAATAAGCAAATTATCATATCTAGTGATCGTACACCAAAAGAAATAGAGTTTTTAGAATCTAGACTTCGCTCTAGATTTGAATGGGGATTAATAGCCGATTTACAACCCCCAGATTTAGAAACTCGCATAGCAATACTAAAAAAAAAAGCAGAAATGGAAAATATCACAATTGATTCGAATGTATTGCAATTTATAGCGGAAACCATTATTTCTAATATAAGAGAACTAGAAGGAGCTCTAAATCGAATTATAGCATTTTCATCATTGTCAAACGAAACTATAAATTTAGAACTTACTGAAGAAGCCTTAAAAGATACTATATTATCAAAAGAATCTATTTCCATAATCACTCCTTCCTATATTCAAAGTATTGTAGCCATGACCTATAATATTACTATTTCTGAACTTTTATCAAGTAAACGAGTAAGAACTATATCACGACCAAGGCAAATAGCAATGTATCTATGTAGAAAATTAACCAATTTGTCCCTCACAAAAATCGCTGAACAATTTGGAGGTAGAGATCACACCACCATTTTACATGGTTATGATAAAATAGCCAAAGAACTAGTTGAAGATGAACAACTCGCTTACTCCATCACCCAACTTGAACTCAAAATTCTTCATTCATAA
- the dnaN gene encoding DNA polymerase III subunit beta, whose product MQKRCKKIYNPKIYNRKEINNKMKFICNQNILAQAINIVIKACATRSTNPLLECILITATNTTLTLMGNNLEMGIEKTIEGEILENGKIAIDAKLFSEIIKKMPQGDIKMATINETQITITSGKSRFTLQTLDTSHFPTLPDVSLKQSLTISQLELKNLIKQTIFSVAQEESRPTLTGEKFEVENGQLSLVAIDGFRIAFRTISLNNKNLSIEKVIPAKTLMEITKILSNENNDEVTICFGENHILFNLIDTTIVSRLLEGEFLRYKDIFSNDFETKIIVNRNEFLMSIERSALMSKEGGKNPIRFNITQDTLIITSNTDIGNSLEEIDIILTGMPLKIAFNPRYLIDALKNIEDDEICINFLSKTAPAVIMPINSDKYRYLVLPIRVTD is encoded by the coding sequence ATGCAAAAACGATGCAAAAAAATTTATAATCCGAAAATTTATAACCGAAAGGAAATTAATAACAAAATGAAATTTATATGCAATCAAAATATTTTAGCACAAGCTATAAATATAGTTATCAAAGCCTGCGCCACAAGGAGTACAAACCCTTTACTAGAATGTATCTTAATTACCGCTACAAACACGACGCTAACGTTAATGGGCAACAATTTAGAAATGGGCATAGAAAAAACAATCGAGGGTGAAATTTTAGAAAATGGAAAAATAGCTATTGACGCAAAACTATTTTCTGAGATAATAAAGAAAATGCCACAAGGTGACATAAAAATGGCAACTATCAATGAAACTCAAATCACTATTACAAGTGGGAAATCTAGATTTACTTTACAAACTCTCGATACAAGTCATTTTCCAACTTTACCAGACGTATCTCTTAAGCAAAGTCTTACAATTAGTCAATTAGAATTAAAAAACTTAATAAAGCAAACCATTTTTTCTGTTGCTCAAGAAGAAAGTAGGCCTACACTAACCGGAGAAAAATTTGAAGTCGAAAATGGGCAACTGAGTTTAGTAGCTATAGATGGATTTAGGATAGCCTTTAGAACAATTTCTTTAAATAACAAAAATTTAAGTATTGAAAAAGTTATTCCTGCAAAAACATTAATGGAGATAACAAAAATTTTAAGTAACGAAAATAACGATGAAGTAACAATCTGTTTTGGTGAAAATCATATTTTATTTAATCTAATTGACACTACCATAGTATCTAGGCTACTGGAAGGTGAATTTTTAAGATACAAAGATATCTTCTCAAATGATTTTGAGACTAAGATCATAGTTAATCGTAATGAATTCTTGATGAGCATTGAAAGATCTGCACTTATGTCAAAAGAGGGCGGTAAAAACCCAATTAGATTTAATATTACTCAGGACACTCTCATAATCACTTCAAATACCGATATAGGAAATTCGTTAGAAGAGATAGACATTATACTAACAGGAATGCCTTTAAAAATTGCTTTTAACCCTCGATATCTCATCGATGCATTGAAAAATATTGAAGATGACGAAATATGTATAAACTTTTTATCTAAAACAGCTCCAGCTGTAATTATGCCTATTAACAGTGATAAATATAGGTATCTAGTATTACCCATTAGAGTTACTGATTAA
- a CDS encoding RNA-binding S4 domain-containing protein, producing MNTIKITTEFIKLDSLLKFSGLVETGGIAKAVIQNELVKVNNTICIQRGKKIRVGDIIEFDGKVLNII from the coding sequence ATGAATACAATAAAAATTACTACTGAATTTATAAAATTAGACTCATTATTAAAATTTTCTGGACTTGTCGAAACAGGTGGTATAGCCAAAGCTGTTATTCAAAACGAATTAGTTAAAGTAAATAACACTATATGTATCCAACGAGGGAAAAAAATACGAGTGGGTGATATAATTGAATTTGACGGAAAGGTATTAAATATAATTTGA
- the recF gene encoding DNA replication/repair protein RecF (All proteins in this family for which functions are known are DNA-binding proteins that assist the filamentation of RecA onto DNA for the initiation of recombination or recombinational repair.) yields MYISTLSLTNFRNYQNLSLSLSKGINIFFGDNAQGKTNVLEAIYLCATARSHRTTSEKEVIKWDSENALVNLMLTKQYSLSTIDFIISRRYKSVLVNKLPINKLTKLFGVLNVVFFAPENLDLIKKSPKDRRRFIDIELCQLDSMYVSQLSSYHKILKQRNCYLKQNVDNINYEFLDILDENLYKYAKKIFYKRSEFIKNLNTKAAAIHLELSGGKEHLKLIYEPNVDINIFKSRLKFNRDRDIRTKTTNSGPHRDDINFLINDHSLKLFGSQGQQRTCILSIKFAQIDIITEITGETPILLLDDILSELDINRQKYLFKYINNLQTMITCTGVDPNLFTWNDSIKVFIVEKANIICKN; encoded by the coding sequence ATGTATATTTCAACTTTAAGTTTAACCAATTTTAGAAATTATCAAAACTTAAGCTTATCTTTAAGCAAGGGTATAAATATCTTTTTTGGAGATAATGCCCAAGGTAAAACAAATGTATTAGAGGCTATTTATTTATGTGCTACAGCTCGCTCACATCGTACTACTTCCGAAAAAGAAGTTATTAAATGGGATAGTGAAAATGCATTAGTAAATCTTATGTTGACAAAACAATATTCTTTATCAACAATAGATTTTATAATTTCAAGAAGATATAAGTCTGTTTTAGTTAATAAGTTACCCATAAATAAATTAACCAAACTATTTGGAGTTTTAAATGTTGTATTTTTTGCACCTGAGAATTTAGATCTTATAAAAAAAAGTCCAAAGGATCGTAGACGCTTTATAGATATTGAATTATGTCAATTGGATAGTATGTATGTTAGCCAACTTAGTAGTTATCATAAAATTTTAAAACAACGTAATTGTTATTTAAAGCAAAATGTTGATAATATTAATTATGAATTTTTAGATATCTTAGATGAAAATCTTTACAAGTATGCAAAAAAAATTTTTTACAAAAGATCAGAGTTTATCAAAAATTTAAATACAAAAGCAGCGGCAATACACTTAGAACTCTCAGGTGGCAAAGAACATCTAAAACTAATATACGAACCTAATGTGGATATAAATATTTTTAAAAGTAGACTCAAATTTAATAGAGATAGGGATATAAGAACCAAAACTACAAATAGTGGACCACACAGGGATGATATTAATTTTTTGATTAATGATCATTCACTTAAACTTTTTGGTTCTCAAGGACAACAAAGAACTTGTATTTTAAGTATAAAATTCGCACAAATAGATATAATAACTGAGATAACAGGTGAGACCCCTATATTACTTTTGGACGATATTTTATCAGAACTCGATATAAATAGACAAAAATATTTATTTAAATATATCAATAATCTTCAAACTATGATAACATGTACAGGAGTTGATCCAAATTTATTTACTTGGAATGACAGTATAAAAGTATTTATTGTTGAAAAAGCAAATATAATTTGCAAAAATTAG
- the gyrB gene encoding DNA topoisomerase (ATP-hydrolyzing) subunit B — protein MSNNIYDESQIQILEGLEAVRKRPDMYIGSTSAKGLHHLVYEIVDNAVDEALAGFCDKVTVTIHKDNSISVLDNGRGIPVGIHKDKGISAAEVVFTILHAGGKFGGGGYKVSGGLHGVGASVVNALSSWLISRVYQHGKIYEQKFKKGHVVESLHPIGTTDQTGTFVHFLPDETIFEETVYDFAILKKRFQETAFLTKGLKIKLIDERVEPKLEKIFHYEGGVSEFVLFLNKNKTPIYENIFYCEGEKDDVSIEVAFCHNDGYNENIFSFANNINTIEGGTHLSGFKNALTKTVNDYAKKMKILKDNDKSLSGEDIREGITGVISIKISEPKFEGQTKTKLVNTNVRTIVDNIVSEKFMIFLEQNPTIAKIIIQKATMASHARDAARKARDLTRRKNVLENSTLPGKLADCSERDPKKCEIYIVEGDSAGGSAKSARSRQNQAILPLRGKILNVEKARLDKMLASEEIRNMITAFGAGINEDLNIEKLRYHKIILMTDADVDGAHIRTLLLTFFYRFYRELITGGFIYIAQPPLYLVEKNKKKHYAYNDRELELILTEIGRNGITRMQRYKGLGEMNPDQLWDTTMNPATRTLVKVNIEDAVEADEIFTALMGDKVEPRREFIKEYAKLVKNLDI, from the coding sequence ATGTCTAATAATATTTACGACGAAAGTCAAATCCAAATACTAGAGGGCTTAGAAGCCGTACGTAAAAGACCAGATATGTATATTGGGAGCACGTCAGCTAAAGGTCTTCACCACCTTGTTTACGAAATAGTAGATAACGCTGTTGATGAAGCTTTAGCAGGATTTTGTGATAAGGTTACTGTGACGATTCACAAAGACAATTCAATTTCTGTTTTAGATAATGGACGAGGAATTCCTGTTGGTATCCACAAAGATAAGGGAATTTCAGCAGCAGAAGTCGTCTTTACAATTCTACACGCTGGTGGAAAATTTGGAGGTGGTGGATATAAGGTTTCAGGAGGATTACACGGAGTAGGTGCTTCAGTTGTAAATGCTTTATCATCTTGGCTTATTTCCAGAGTTTATCAGCATGGGAAAATTTATGAACAAAAATTTAAAAAAGGTCATGTTGTAGAGTCCTTACATCCTATAGGGACTACAGATCAAACTGGGACATTTGTTCATTTTCTTCCTGACGAAACAATTTTTGAAGAAACCGTATATGACTTTGCAATTTTAAAAAAGCGTTTTCAAGAAACTGCTTTTTTAACTAAGGGGCTTAAAATAAAATTAATAGATGAACGGGTTGAACCTAAATTAGAGAAGATATTTCATTACGAGGGTGGTGTATCGGAGTTTGTTTTGTTTTTGAATAAAAATAAAACTCCAATTTACGAAAACATTTTTTATTGCGAAGGAGAAAAAGATGATGTTTCGATAGAAGTGGCTTTTTGTCATAATGATGGCTATAACGAGAACATATTTAGTTTCGCTAATAACATAAATACTATAGAGGGGGGGACACATTTATCAGGATTTAAAAATGCGCTTACAAAAACTGTAAACGATTATGCAAAAAAAATGAAAATTTTAAAAGATAATGACAAAAGTTTATCTGGTGAAGACATAAGAGAAGGCATTACAGGGGTAATTAGTATAAAAATCAGTGAACCTAAATTTGAAGGTCAAACTAAGACTAAACTAGTCAACACAAATGTAAGGACTATTGTAGATAACATTGTTTCTGAAAAATTTATGATATTTTTGGAACAAAATCCTACGATAGCAAAAATCATTATTCAAAAAGCCACTATGGCATCACATGCAAGAGATGCGGCTAGAAAAGCTCGTGATTTAACCCGAAGAAAAAATGTTTTAGAAAATTCAACGTTACCTGGTAAGCTTGCTGATTGCTCAGAACGCGATCCTAAAAAATGTGAAATATATATCGTTGAGGGAGACTCAGCAGGAGGATCTGCTAAAAGCGCACGATCACGACAAAATCAAGCTATATTACCATTGCGAGGTAAAATCCTAAATGTGGAAAAAGCAAGATTAGATAAAATGCTCGCAAGCGAAGAAATTAGAAATATGATTACGGCCTTTGGAGCAGGCATCAATGAAGATTTAAATATTGAGAAATTAAGATATCATAAAATTATTTTGATGACCGATGCAGATGTCGATGGTGCTCATATTAGAACATTACTTCTTACGTTCTTCTATAGATTTTATAGAGAATTGATTACTGGAGGATTTATTTATATCGCACAGCCTCCACTATATCTCGTAGAAAAAAATAAAAAAAAGCACTATGCGTATAATGATCGTGAATTAGAATTGATTTTGACAGAAATTGGTAGAAACGGAATAACACGTATGCAACGCTATAAGGGATTAGGAGAGATGAATCCTGATCAATTATGGGATACAACTATGAATCCCGCAACCAGAACCTTGGTTAAAGTTAATATTGAAGATGCCGTTGAAGCTGATGAAATTTTTACGGCTCTTATGGGAGATAAAGTCGAGCCACGAAGAGAATTTATTAAAGAATATGCAAAATTAGTAAAGAACTTAGATATCTAA
- the gyrA gene encoding DNA gyrase subunit A, translating to MKNTEFDKIIPVDIKDEMKNCYIDYAMSVIVARALPDVRDGLKPVHRRILYAMDELNLSPDKQYRKSARIVGDTMGKYHPHGDASIYDAMVRLAQNFNTRYPLVDGHGNFGNVDGDSAAAMRYTEARMSKLTMYMLSDIDKETVDFRPNFDESIEEPTVLPARYPNLLVNGSSGIAVGMATNIPPHNMGEVIDAVIKIIDNYTGDNETNEKKETEIEDLMEIVVGPDFPTGGQILGRYGIEQAYRTGKGKVKIRAKTEIEEMSAGKTAIIITEIPYQVNKSKLIEKIAELVKLKKVDGITGIRDESDRDGMRIVIELRRDVNANIILNQLYKFSQLQDTFSINMLALINGEPHVFNLKEMLEAYLDHQKQVITRRTEFELDKAQARAHIIEGFLIVLGADKIDLVINLIRNSKTVAEAKEKLMEKIGLSEIQAQAIMDMRLRVLTGLEHDKLTQEFNELRDKIAYLKSLLEHEDQLLKVIKEELIVVREKFTDPRRSELSLLDDEIDIEDLIDEEEVVVTITHFGYIKRIPLVTYKEQKRGGRGVIGVNTIEEDFIEKLFTTSNLDFIMFFTNKGRAYKIKAYKIPEASRTARGLAIVNLLHLNVDEKISAVFPVKQNEHERYLTMITKKGLIKKTNITAFNNIKKGGIIALTMQDADELVGVYETTDQDKIIIATKKGLGIMFEGKNIRPTGRTAKGVRAINLSKEDYVISATIPKEGEQILIATKNGIGKRTRIDEFKSQRRGGKGLIIYKVDDKTGDVVAITSVSDSNGLLMITSEGVIIRIKVSQISSLGRYAKGVKLINLTDGIHVVCMEKVAEFIEEPEELEELEELEELQEEVIEKLPNEILDNITNELIEAEIVVEVLEPPKE from the coding sequence ATGAAAAATACAGAATTTGATAAAATTATTCCTGTTGATATTAAGGACGAAATGAAAAACTGTTATATCGATTATGCTATGAGCGTAATTGTTGCACGCGCATTACCAGATGTTAGGGATGGCTTAAAGCCAGTTCATAGACGAATTTTATATGCTATGGATGAACTTAATTTATCTCCTGATAAACAATATAGAAAATCGGCACGTATAGTAGGCGATACGATGGGTAAATACCATCCTCACGGAGATGCGTCCATATACGACGCCATGGTTAGATTGGCACAGAATTTTAATACTAGATATCCTCTAGTAGATGGACACGGAAATTTTGGTAATGTAGATGGTGATTCAGCTGCAGCAATGCGTTATACAGAGGCTAGAATGAGCAAGCTAACAATGTATATGCTAAGTGATATAGACAAAGAAACAGTTGATTTTAGACCTAATTTTGATGAATCTATAGAAGAACCTACTGTATTGCCAGCTAGATATCCTAACTTACTAGTAAATGGATCATCTGGGATAGCTGTAGGAATGGCAACCAATATTCCTCCTCACAATATGGGAGAAGTTATAGATGCTGTCATTAAAATAATTGACAACTATACTGGTGATAACGAGACTAATGAGAAAAAAGAAACTGAAATCGAAGACTTAATGGAGATTGTAGTAGGACCAGATTTTCCAACGGGAGGACAAATATTAGGGAGATATGGTATAGAACAAGCATATAGAACCGGTAAAGGCAAAGTAAAAATTCGAGCCAAGACTGAAATTGAAGAAATGTCAGCGGGTAAGACTGCAATCATCATTACAGAAATCCCTTATCAAGTAAATAAATCAAAGTTAATAGAGAAAATTGCCGAATTAGTCAAATTAAAAAAAGTTGATGGAATAACTGGAATAAGAGATGAATCAGATAGAGACGGTATGAGGATTGTAATTGAATTAAGGCGTGATGTAAATGCTAATATAATCTTAAATCAATTATATAAATTTAGCCAACTTCAAGATACATTTAGTATCAACATGCTTGCTTTAATTAATGGTGAACCTCACGTATTTAACTTAAAAGAAATGTTAGAAGCTTATCTGGATCATCAAAAACAAGTTATTACAAGACGAACAGAGTTTGAATTGGATAAGGCTCAAGCTAGAGCTCACATCATAGAAGGCTTTTTAATTGTTTTAGGTGCAGATAAAATAGATTTAGTTATAAATTTAATTAGAAATTCTAAAACAGTTGCTGAGGCAAAAGAGAAGTTGATGGAAAAAATTGGATTATCAGAAATTCAAGCACAAGCAATTATGGATATGAGACTGAGAGTATTAACGGGGTTAGAACATGACAAATTAACCCAGGAATTTAACGAGCTAAGGGATAAAATTGCTTATCTTAAATCATTGCTAGAACATGAAGATCAATTACTAAAAGTGATTAAAGAAGAGTTAATCGTCGTTCGTGAAAAATTTACTGATCCTAGAAGGTCGGAGCTTAGTTTATTAGATGATGAAATTGATATCGAAGACTTGATAGATGAAGAAGAGGTAGTCGTAACAATCACTCATTTTGGTTATATAAAAAGAATTCCTTTAGTTACCTACAAAGAACAAAAAAGAGGTGGTAGAGGTGTTATAGGGGTTAACACGATAGAAGAAGATTTTATAGAAAAATTATTTACAACTAGCAATTTAGATTTTATAATGTTTTTTACTAATAAAGGTCGTGCTTATAAAATTAAAGCGTATAAAATTCCTGAAGCTAGTAGAACTGCAAGAGGGCTTGCTATTGTAAATTTACTGCATCTAAATGTTGATGAAAAAATTAGTGCGGTATTTCCTGTAAAACAAAATGAGCATGAACGCTATCTTACAATGATAACCAAAAAGGGTTTAATTAAAAAAACCAACATCACTGCTTTTAATAATATCAAAAAAGGTGGAATAATTGCTCTTACCATGCAAGATGCTGACGAATTAGTAGGCGTATATGAAACAACCGATCAAGATAAAATTATCATTGCAACTAAAAAAGGTTTAGGTATAATGTTTGAGGGTAAGAATATTAGACCAACTGGTAGAACAGCAAAAGGTGTTAGAGCCATTAATCTTTCAAAAGAGGACTATGTAATTAGTGCGACTATTCCAAAAGAGGGTGAACAAATTCTTATTGCAACTAAAAATGGAATAGGCAAAAGAACCAGGATCGATGAGTTTAAATCTCAAAGAAGAGGCGGAAAAGGCCTTATTATTTACAAAGTGGATGACAAAACAGGTGATGTAGTTGCTATTACTTCTGTTTCAGATTCAAATGGACTTTTGATGATAACATCCGAAGGCGTGATTATAAGAATTAAAGTAAGTCAGATTTCAAGCTTAGGTAGATACGCTAAAGGGGTCAAGTTAATTAACTTAACCGATGGCATACACGTAGTATGTATGGAAAAAGTAGCCGAATTTATAGAAGAACCAGAAGAATTAGAAGAATTAGAGGAATTGGAGGAATTACAAGAAGAAGTCATCGAAAAATTACCAAATGAAATTTTAGATAATATAACAAATGAGTTAATAGAAGCTGAAATAGTAGTTGAAGTTTTAGAACCTCCAAAGGAGTAA
- a CDS encoding C39 family peptidase: protein MKILRNFMLTLIIINCALIWYLTEILSLEDVMVIHNIFNEVPSFHQILTQPVTETAMKNYSVMQGNTNLGEYSNLQLAIDNTKTKSRAVVIDNSTGVWVHNTFEPYIILNNSQVLDFKNFNSAYAYAIKNNKNRIYYKGNEKIIWENNFSFEKDVYLTVPHIKQMPELPRGCEVTSLAMVLNYNDIDVDKMHLALEIKKDLTQFKKNENGTVFFGNPNDGFVGDMYSFKNHGLGVYHEPIFDLAYSYVGDSAINLTDTNFELVLQFITRGYPVWVIANTDFKKLPNSDFEVWDTPTGQVAITYKMHSVVITGFNDNYIYINDPLSSFANRRINLKNFKESWEQMGSQAIVILEQ, encoded by the coding sequence ATGAAAATACTGAGAAATTTTATGCTAACCTTAATAATAATTAATTGTGCATTAATTTGGTATTTAACAGAAATTTTATCTTTAGAAGATGTTATGGTAATTCATAATATCTTCAATGAAGTTCCTTCGTTTCATCAAATTCTCACTCAGCCAGTTACAGAAACTGCAATGAAAAATTATTCTGTTATGCAAGGAAATACCAATTTAGGTGAGTATAGTAATTTACAACTTGCTATAGACAATACTAAAACTAAGTCCCGTGCTGTTGTTATTGATAATAGTACAGGAGTTTGGGTACATAATACATTTGAACCTTATATTATTTTGAATAATAGTCAAGTCTTAGATTTTAAAAATTTTAATTCTGCTTATGCTTATGCTATTAAAAATAACAAAAACAGGATATATTATAAGGGTAATGAGAAAATTATATGGGAAAACAATTTTTCCTTCGAAAAAGATGTCTATCTTACAGTACCCCATATTAAACAAATGCCAGAGTTGCCTCGAGGCTGTGAAGTGACTTCTTTGGCAATGGTTTTAAATTATAACGATATAGATGTGGACAAGATGCACCTCGCATTAGAAATAAAAAAAGACTTAACTCAGTTTAAAAAAAATGAAAATGGTACAGTATTTTTTGGAAATCCAAACGATGGATTTGTAGGCGATATGTATAGCTTTAAAAATCACGGCCTAGGCGTATATCATGAACCTATATTTGACCTTGCATATAGTTATGTTGGAGATAGCGCAATAAATTTAACAGATACAAATTTTGAGCTTGTTTTACAGTTTATTACTCGTGGATATCCCGTGTGGGTTATTGCAAACACTGATTTCAAAAAATTGCCAAATAGTGATTTTGAAGTATGGGATACTCCAACAGGTCAGGTAGCAATAACATATAAGATGCATTCTGTTGTTATAACAGGGTTTAATGATAATTATATTTATATAAATGATCCGCTTTCTAGTTTTGCTAATCGGAGAATAAATTTAAAAAATTTTAAGGAGTCTTGGGAACAGATGGGAAGCCAAGCTATTGTAATTTTAGAGCAATAG
- a CDS encoding diacylglycerol/lipid kinase family protein — MKRAILLYNPKAGNRKILNQVDYITEKIQKLGYVLTIYRSEFKGAIEKHILDKVLPEDFDLIMISGGDGTINECINGMMKKKIYAPLAILPLGTANDFANTAMIPNTIDDAINLIAKGELRFVDIGQVNDKYFINVCNMGLFSGVSHEIDLVLKKNLGKIAYYVKGIEELQNYDAMDLIIEHDNKVLTNKYVLVLIFNGKGAGGFSKMAKDADIEDGYFDLVGIKEVDFFDVPLLFLKVLQGEHLEDDKIDYIKLKHARITCKNPESKFITDIDGEVGPDFPLNISVITKQLRIYLPPKL, encoded by the coding sequence ATGAAAAGAGCAATTTTACTATACAACCCTAAAGCTGGTAATAGAAAAATATTAAATCAAGTTGATTATATCACTGAGAAAATTCAGAAATTAGGTTATGTTTTAACGATTTATAGAAGTGAATTTAAAGGTGCAATAGAAAAACATATTTTAGATAAAGTTTTACCAGAAGATTTTGATTTAATTATGATATCTGGTGGTGATGGAACAATTAACGAATGCATTAACGGCATGATGAAAAAAAAGATCTATGCTCCTCTTGCAATTTTACCTTTAGGTACTGCGAATGATTTTGCAAATACGGCAATGATTCCTAATACGATAGACGATGCCATTAATTTGATAGCAAAAGGTGAGCTGAGATTTGTTGATATCGGACAGGTAAACGATAAATATTTTATCAATGTTTGCAATATGGGACTTTTTAGCGGGGTATCTCATGAGATAGATCTAGTACTGAAGAAAAACTTGGGAAAAATTGCCTATTATGTTAAAGGCATAGAAGAGCTTCAAAACTATGATGCGATGGACTTAATAATTGAGCATGATAATAAAGTTTTAACCAATAAATATGTACTAGTGTTAATTTTTAACGGTAAAGGTGCAGGTGGATTTAGCAAAATGGCAAAGGATGCGGATATCGAAGATGGGTATTTCGATTTGGTAGGGATAAAAGAAGTGGATTTTTTTGATGTGCCATTGCTATTTCTCAAAGTATTGCAAGGTGAGCATTTAGAAGACGATAAAATCGATTATATTAAGCTGAAACACGCAAGGATTACCTGTAAAAATCCAGAAAGTAAATTTATAACAGATATTGATGGCGAAGTAGGTCCAGATTTTCCTTTGAATATTAGCGTTATAACAAAACAACTGAGGATATATTTACCACCTAAATTATAA